A segment of the Terribacillus aidingensis genome:
AAGAGGAAGCATTGCCGGTCGGCCGTCCGAAACCGGATATGCGGATTCTTGTCGTGGACGAAGCAGGTAATCCAGTGCCGGATGGAGAAAAAGGTGAGCTTATTCTCGTGGGACCGAGTGTGACAAAAGGGTACCTTGGTGAGCCGCTGCTGACAGAACAAGCATATGGCATTCTGTATGATATGCAAGCTTATCAAACTGGCGATGCTGGTTTTATCAAGGACGGAATAGTTTACTGCCAAGGCAGACTGGATTATCAGATCAAGCTGCATGGCTACCGGATGGAGCTGGAGGAAATCGAGTTCCACTTACATCAATCCGAATATATCAAGTCTGCCATTATCATTCCTTATGTGCCGGAAGAGGAAATTGAATATTTGATTGCCGCTGTCGTACCAGAGGAACATGACTTTGAAAAAGAGTACCAGCTCACAGCAGCTATTCGGAAGGATCTTGCTTTGCGTCTGCCAGCTTATATGATTCCGCGTAAATTCACTTATCATTCCATCATTCCAATGACAATGAACGGGAAAGCCGACCGTAAGAAGATGAAGGAAGAGGTATTCGCATGACCCCGTATAGTTCGTTCCTTTTCTTTATTATTCTAGGCATCCTGCTGCTGCCAACGATGATTCTAGGTCTCATGGGCAAGCAATTGCGCTATTACAATGTTTTCGTTTCGATTGCTGTCCTGGCCTTGATCTTTTCAGGCGGGGATGAAGGGTTTTATTCACTCGTCATCTTCACTGTCTTGCAGCTGGTGCTGATCAAAGGCTATATCTCATATAGGCAGAAAAAGAATAGCAGTCTTGTATTCTATCTAATGAGTTTCTTGTCAATTTTGCCTTTGATCTTATCGAAAATTCTGCCGTTCCTGGCTGTGGATAACTGGGCAAGCTTTCTCGGAATCTCGTATCTGACATTCCGAGCTGTACAAGTCATTATCGAAACGAGAGATGGTTTGATAAAACAGCAGCTGTCAATTTATCAGCTTGTGAATTTCATGCTGTTTTACCCGACGATTTCGTCTGGTCCGATTGATCGGTTCCGACGTTTTCAGAAGGACGAAGAAAAGCGATGGACACCAGAAGAATACAAGGAGCTGCTTTATAAAGGGATCAATAAGATCTTCCTCGGCTTCTTGTATAAGTTCATCATCGGGTATGCAATCAACACCTATTTCATCATGAATCTCGATCATATCGCAGACGGCAGGTTCAGCTATCATCTGCTGTATATGTACAGTTATAGCTTATATCTGTTCTTCGACTTTGCGGGGTATACGTTATTTGCAGTCGGTGTCAGCTATATGATGGGCATACGTTCACCGGAGAACTTCAACATGCCGTTCATCAGCCGGAACATTAAGGATTTCTGGAACCGATGGCATATGTCGCTGTCATTTTGGTTCCGGGACTATGTGTTCATGCGATTCGTCTTCCTGATGAAGAAGAAAAAATGGATCCAAAACAAAATGCTCGTTTCGAATCTCGGCTATATCCTGCTATTTCTGCTGATGGGAGTATGGCATGGATTAGCAATTCAGTATATTGTCTATGGGGCTTATCACGCCTTGATGATGACAGCTTTCAATTATTTTGAGACATGGAATAAAAAACATAAGCGCTGGCCGACAGGCAAGATTATGACAATTGTGTCGATTGTCATCACTTTTCATGTCGTCTGTTTCGGATTTTATCTGTTTTCCGGCAGACCATTTCAATAAAAGGGGAATATA
Coding sequences within it:
- the dltB gene encoding D-alanyl-lipoteichoic acid biosynthesis protein DltB, with amino-acid sequence MTPYSSFLFFIILGILLLPTMILGLMGKQLRYYNVFVSIAVLALIFSGGDEGFYSLVIFTVLQLVLIKGYISYRQKKNSSLVFYLMSFLSILPLILSKILPFLAVDNWASFLGISYLTFRAVQVIIETRDGLIKQQLSIYQLVNFMLFYPTISSGPIDRFRRFQKDEEKRWTPEEYKELLYKGINKIFLGFLYKFIIGYAINTYFIMNLDHIADGRFSYHLLYMYSYSLYLFFDFAGYTLFAVGVSYMMGIRSPENFNMPFISRNIKDFWNRWHMSLSFWFRDYVFMRFVFLMKKKKWIQNKMLVSNLGYILLFLLMGVWHGLAIQYIVYGAYHALMMTAFNYFETWNKKHKRWPTGKIMTIVSIVITFHVVCFGFYLFSGRPFQ